GAGAGTTCGCGCAGCGGATGGCCGGTGCGCGCGGCGAGATCGTCGCGGATGGCGCGGAGGTTGGCGAAGGTGCGGCGCGCATGCTCTTCGGTCTCGGCGGGCGTGGCGCCGAGGGGAGCGATGGTCATCAGGCCGTCGATGCAGAGATTCTTTTTCGCGAGCGCGACATCGAGCAAGCGCGGGGCGTCGCCGGGCTCGGCACCGAACTTCGCGGGATCATTGCCGGCGTTGATCTGGAGCAACACGGGCAGGGTCTTGCCTATTTCGGCGGCGGCGCGATCGAGGTGGTTGAGCAGCTTTTCGCTGTCGACGCTCTGCACGCGGTCGAAGTGCTGGGCGGCGAGGCGCGCCTTGTTCGATTGGAGATGGCCGATGAGTTCCCAGCGCAACGGCGCGGCGGTCGCGCTGGCGACAGCGCGCTTTTCGACCGCTTCCTGCACGCGGTTCTCGCCGACAGCAGGCAAACCGTAGCGCGCGACATACTCCGCGGCGGCAGCGGGATGCGTCTTCGTGACGGGCAGCAAGAGCACGTCGCGCGGATCGCGGCCGGCCCGGCGGCAGGCTTCGTCCATCAGAGCTCGCAACTTATCGGCGCGGGCTTGGAAGGTCTCGAAATCGATAAACATCTATGAGGGCCGCTTTTAGATTGGTTTCCAGATAAGTGCCGTTTATACGGGTGCTCCATTTCGCCGCCATGCAAATCGAAAACTTCAAGATTTTCGCGGACCTTGTGGAGACCAAGTCGTTCTCCAAAGCCGCGAAATTAAATGGCATCACGCAGTCGGCGGTCAGTCAGCAGGCGCGCTCCATGGAGCGCAATTTCAAGACCCTGATGATCGACCGCTCCCAGAAGCAGTTCAATCTGACGCGTGAAGGCCAGCGCATCTACGACGCGGCGAAGGAAATCCTTCACGTCTACGAGAAGCTCCTCAGCGAGCTCCAGGAGATGAAGAAGGTCATCAGCGGCACGATCCGCATCTCGACCATCTACTCCATCGGCCTCCACGAGCT
This window of the Candidatus Didemnitutus sp. genome carries:
- a CDS encoding YggS family pyridoxal phosphate-dependent enzyme, which translates into the protein MFIDFETFQARADKLRALMDEACRRAGRDPRDVLLLPVTKTHPAAAAEYVARYGLPAVGENRVQEAVEKRAVASATAAPLRWELIGHLQSNKARLAAQHFDRVQSVDSEKLLNHLDRAAAEIGKTLPVLLQINAGNDPAKFGAEPGDAPRLLDVALAKKNLCIDGLMTIAPLGATPAETEEHARRTFANLRAIRDDLAARTGHPLRELSMGMSGDFALAIAAGSTLVRVGTALFGARD